One genomic region from Nymphaea colorata isolate Beijing-Zhang1983 chromosome 10, ASM883128v2, whole genome shotgun sequence encodes:
- the LOC116263403 gene encoding proline-rich receptor-like protein kinase PERK3 isoform X1 — protein sequence MSFIDGDMGNRNIFPFCYALSFWRSGKMGCSQSTIRVVLSGEWTEDESGNEVSVASEGQETKMMLHRKKKRKWGFKAKLLGCGVELQQEEDEEDALPENDHRAWLLASAEGDGKSTAADAPDPQSMHSSFRFSFGSQAEFDALNPNATVLMLNLERNSEEKTLDFQRRRILSLERSISTVSESLLRFTYGEIRSATNDFSRGRVLGRGAHSCVYRGRLRLGRAVAIKRLNNADKECSKDFCRELMISSSLDNRFVVPLLGYCVDAEGLFLVYKFVSGGNLEHHLHGNIPSRGFDGHDLQVLTQAQTKESSGTVGSKNAGRKGRACLPWSVRFKVALGVAQAVAYLHYGIERCVVHRDIKPSNILLSSKKTPKLCDFGLATWTSGASIPFLCKTVKGTFGYLAPEYFQHGKVSNKTDVYAFGVVLLELVTGRKPIETGRSAGDENLVQWVRPLLLGEGSVTRLVDPRLKRGSYSLKQVSRVVRTAAACISSEESSRPGIDQVIRMLRGEEAAAGEEAVFTETGLYGGKGDMGNHLALAMLGVTEADDGDQNRW from the exons ATGAGTTTTATTGATGGGGACATGGGAAACCGCAATATTTTTCCGTTCTGTTATGCTCT TTCTTTTTGGAGATCTGGGAAAATGGGATGCTCACAAAGTACGATCAGAGTCGTCCTCAGTGGAGAATGGACGGAAGATGAGAGCGGCAATGAGGTCTCTGTAGCGTCGGAAGGGCAGGAGACGAAGATGATGCTAcataggaagaagaagaggaagtggGGGTTCAAAGCGAAGCTGCTGGGTTGCGGAGTGGAGTTGCAGcaggaggaggatgaggaggacGCCTTACCGGAGAACGACCACCGGGCGTGGTTGCTCGCCTCTGCGGAGGGCGATGGGAAGAGCACCGCAGCGGATGCTCCGGACCCGCAGTCGATGCACTCTTCGTTCCGTTTCAGCTTCGGGTCTCAGGCGGAATTCGACGCCCTGAACCCCAACGCCACCGTTCTGATGCTCAATCTGGAGAGGAACTCGGAGGAAAAGACGCTAGATTTTCAGAGAAGGAGAATCCTGTCGCTTGAGCGGAGCATCTCCACCGTCTCGGAGTCGCTCCTTCGATTCACTTACGGCGAGATCCGGTCGGCCACCAATGACTTTTCCCGAG GGAGGGTTTTGGGAAGAGGGGCACACAGCTGCGTGTACAGAGGGCGGCTCCGGCTAGGCCGCGCCGTAGCCATCAAGCGCCTGAATAACGCCGACAAGGAGTGCTCCAAGGACTTCTGCAGAGAACTGATGATCTCCAGCTCGCTGGACAACCGGTTCGTCGTCCCGCTGCTGGGCTACTGCGTCGACGCCGAGGGCCTCTTCCTCGTCTACAAATTCGTCTCCGGCGGCAACCTCGAGCACCACCTCCACGGTAACATTCCATCCCGTGGTTTCGACGGCCACGATTTACAGGTCTTAACTCAGGCGCAGACGAAAGAGTCATCGGGTACCGTTGGTTCGAAAAATGCAGGTAGGAAAGGGAGGGCCTGCCTCCCCTGGTCGGTGAGGTTCAAGGTAGCTCTCGGTGTGGCTCAGGCGGTGGCGTACCTGCACTATGGCATAGAGAGGTGCGTGGTGCACCGAGACATCAAGCCCTCGAACATCCTCCTCTCTTCCAAGAAAACCCCCAAG cTGTGTGATTTTGGGCTGGCGACGTGGACGTCCGGTGCTTCCATTCCCTTCCTCTGCAAGACCGTGAAAGGAACCTTCGG GTATCTGGCGCCCGAATATTTTCAGCACGGCAAGGTGTCGAACAAGACGGACGTGTACGCCTTCGGAGTGGTGCTCCTCGAGCTCGTCACCGGCCGGAAGCCCATCGAAACCGGACGCTCCGCCGGCGATGAAAACTTGGTTCAGTGG GTGAGGCCTCTATTGCTGGGGGAAGGGTCGGTGACGCGGCTGGTGGACCCGCGGCTAAAGCGTGGCTCGTACAGCTTGAAGCAGGTGAGCCGGGTGGTCCGGACCGCAGCCGCTTGCATCAGCAGCGAGGAGTCGAGTCGGCCGGGCATCGACCAGGTGATCAGGATGCTGAGAGGGGAGGAGGCTGCGGCCGGCGAGGAGGCCGTCTTCACGGAGACGGGTCTCTACGGTGGGAAGGGCGACATGGGGAACCACCTGGCTCTCGCCATGTTGGGCGTGACGGAGGCCGACGACGGCGACCAAAATCGTTGGTAG
- the LOC116263403 gene encoding probable serine/threonine-protein kinase PBL10 isoform X3 has protein sequence MSFIDGDMGNRNIFPFCYALSFWRSGKMGCSQSTIRVVLSGEWTEDESGNEVSVASEGQETKMMLHRKKKRKWGFKAKLLGCGVELQQEEDEEDALPENDHRAWLLASAEGDGKSTAADAPDPQSMHSSFRFSFGSQAEFDALNPNATVLMLNLERNSEEKTLDFQRRRILSLERSISTVSESLLRFTYGEIRSATNDFSRGRVLGRGAHSCVYRGRLRLGRAVAIKRLNNADKECSKDFCRELMISSSLDNRFVVPLLGYCVDAEGLFLVYKFVSGGNLEHHLHGRKGRACLPWSVRFKVALGVAQAVAYLHYGIERCVVHRDIKPSNILLSSKKTPKLCDFGLATWTSGASIPFLCKTVKGTFGYLAPEYFQHGKVSNKTDVYAFGVVLLELVTGRKPIETGRSAGDENLVQWVRPLLLGEGSVTRLVDPRLKRGSYSLKQVSRVVRTAAACISSEESSRPGIDQVIRMLRGEEAAAGEEAVFTETGLYGGKGDMGNHLALAMLGVTEADDGDQNRW, from the exons ATGAGTTTTATTGATGGGGACATGGGAAACCGCAATATTTTTCCGTTCTGTTATGCTCT TTCTTTTTGGAGATCTGGGAAAATGGGATGCTCACAAAGTACGATCAGAGTCGTCCTCAGTGGAGAATGGACGGAAGATGAGAGCGGCAATGAGGTCTCTGTAGCGTCGGAAGGGCAGGAGACGAAGATGATGCTAcataggaagaagaagaggaagtggGGGTTCAAAGCGAAGCTGCTGGGTTGCGGAGTGGAGTTGCAGcaggaggaggatgaggaggacGCCTTACCGGAGAACGACCACCGGGCGTGGTTGCTCGCCTCTGCGGAGGGCGATGGGAAGAGCACCGCAGCGGATGCTCCGGACCCGCAGTCGATGCACTCTTCGTTCCGTTTCAGCTTCGGGTCTCAGGCGGAATTCGACGCCCTGAACCCCAACGCCACCGTTCTGATGCTCAATCTGGAGAGGAACTCGGAGGAAAAGACGCTAGATTTTCAGAGAAGGAGAATCCTGTCGCTTGAGCGGAGCATCTCCACCGTCTCGGAGTCGCTCCTTCGATTCACTTACGGCGAGATCCGGTCGGCCACCAATGACTTTTCCCGAG GGAGGGTTTTGGGAAGAGGGGCACACAGCTGCGTGTACAGAGGGCGGCTCCGGCTAGGCCGCGCCGTAGCCATCAAGCGCCTGAATAACGCCGACAAGGAGTGCTCCAAGGACTTCTGCAGAGAACTGATGATCTCCAGCTCGCTGGACAACCGGTTCGTCGTCCCGCTGCTGGGCTACTGCGTCGACGCCGAGGGCCTCTTCCTCGTCTACAAATTCGTCTCCGGCGGCAACCTCGAGCACCACCTCCACG GTAGGAAAGGGAGGGCCTGCCTCCCCTGGTCGGTGAGGTTCAAGGTAGCTCTCGGTGTGGCTCAGGCGGTGGCGTACCTGCACTATGGCATAGAGAGGTGCGTGGTGCACCGAGACATCAAGCCCTCGAACATCCTCCTCTCTTCCAAGAAAACCCCCAAG cTGTGTGATTTTGGGCTGGCGACGTGGACGTCCGGTGCTTCCATTCCCTTCCTCTGCAAGACCGTGAAAGGAACCTTCGG GTATCTGGCGCCCGAATATTTTCAGCACGGCAAGGTGTCGAACAAGACGGACGTGTACGCCTTCGGAGTGGTGCTCCTCGAGCTCGTCACCGGCCGGAAGCCCATCGAAACCGGACGCTCCGCCGGCGATGAAAACTTGGTTCAGTGG GTGAGGCCTCTATTGCTGGGGGAAGGGTCGGTGACGCGGCTGGTGGACCCGCGGCTAAAGCGTGGCTCGTACAGCTTGAAGCAGGTGAGCCGGGTGGTCCGGACCGCAGCCGCTTGCATCAGCAGCGAGGAGTCGAGTCGGCCGGGCATCGACCAGGTGATCAGGATGCTGAGAGGGGAGGAGGCTGCGGCCGGCGAGGAGGCCGTCTTCACGGAGACGGGTCTCTACGGTGGGAAGGGCGACATGGGGAACCACCTGGCTCTCGCCATGTTGGGCGTGACGGAGGCCGACGACGGCGACCAAAATCGTTGGTAG
- the LOC116263403 gene encoding proline-rich receptor-like protein kinase PERK3 isoform X2: MGCSQSTIRVVLSGEWTEDESGNEVSVASEGQETKMMLHRKKKRKWGFKAKLLGCGVELQQEEDEEDALPENDHRAWLLASAEGDGKSTAADAPDPQSMHSSFRFSFGSQAEFDALNPNATVLMLNLERNSEEKTLDFQRRRILSLERSISTVSESLLRFTYGEIRSATNDFSRGRVLGRGAHSCVYRGRLRLGRAVAIKRLNNADKECSKDFCRELMISSSLDNRFVVPLLGYCVDAEGLFLVYKFVSGGNLEHHLHGNIPSRGFDGHDLQVLTQAQTKESSGTVGSKNAGRKGRACLPWSVRFKVALGVAQAVAYLHYGIERCVVHRDIKPSNILLSSKKTPKLCDFGLATWTSGASIPFLCKTVKGTFGYLAPEYFQHGKVSNKTDVYAFGVVLLELVTGRKPIETGRSAGDENLVQWVRPLLLGEGSVTRLVDPRLKRGSYSLKQVSRVVRTAAACISSEESSRPGIDQVIRMLRGEEAAAGEEAVFTETGLYGGKGDMGNHLALAMLGVTEADDGDQNRW; the protein is encoded by the exons ATGGGATGCTCACAAAGTACGATCAGAGTCGTCCTCAGTGGAGAATGGACGGAAGATGAGAGCGGCAATGAGGTCTCTGTAGCGTCGGAAGGGCAGGAGACGAAGATGATGCTAcataggaagaagaagaggaagtggGGGTTCAAAGCGAAGCTGCTGGGTTGCGGAGTGGAGTTGCAGcaggaggaggatgaggaggacGCCTTACCGGAGAACGACCACCGGGCGTGGTTGCTCGCCTCTGCGGAGGGCGATGGGAAGAGCACCGCAGCGGATGCTCCGGACCCGCAGTCGATGCACTCTTCGTTCCGTTTCAGCTTCGGGTCTCAGGCGGAATTCGACGCCCTGAACCCCAACGCCACCGTTCTGATGCTCAATCTGGAGAGGAACTCGGAGGAAAAGACGCTAGATTTTCAGAGAAGGAGAATCCTGTCGCTTGAGCGGAGCATCTCCACCGTCTCGGAGTCGCTCCTTCGATTCACTTACGGCGAGATCCGGTCGGCCACCAATGACTTTTCCCGAG GGAGGGTTTTGGGAAGAGGGGCACACAGCTGCGTGTACAGAGGGCGGCTCCGGCTAGGCCGCGCCGTAGCCATCAAGCGCCTGAATAACGCCGACAAGGAGTGCTCCAAGGACTTCTGCAGAGAACTGATGATCTCCAGCTCGCTGGACAACCGGTTCGTCGTCCCGCTGCTGGGCTACTGCGTCGACGCCGAGGGCCTCTTCCTCGTCTACAAATTCGTCTCCGGCGGCAACCTCGAGCACCACCTCCACGGTAACATTCCATCCCGTGGTTTCGACGGCCACGATTTACAGGTCTTAACTCAGGCGCAGACGAAAGAGTCATCGGGTACCGTTGGTTCGAAAAATGCAGGTAGGAAAGGGAGGGCCTGCCTCCCCTGGTCGGTGAGGTTCAAGGTAGCTCTCGGTGTGGCTCAGGCGGTGGCGTACCTGCACTATGGCATAGAGAGGTGCGTGGTGCACCGAGACATCAAGCCCTCGAACATCCTCCTCTCTTCCAAGAAAACCCCCAAG cTGTGTGATTTTGGGCTGGCGACGTGGACGTCCGGTGCTTCCATTCCCTTCCTCTGCAAGACCGTGAAAGGAACCTTCGG GTATCTGGCGCCCGAATATTTTCAGCACGGCAAGGTGTCGAACAAGACGGACGTGTACGCCTTCGGAGTGGTGCTCCTCGAGCTCGTCACCGGCCGGAAGCCCATCGAAACCGGACGCTCCGCCGGCGATGAAAACTTGGTTCAGTGG GTGAGGCCTCTATTGCTGGGGGAAGGGTCGGTGACGCGGCTGGTGGACCCGCGGCTAAAGCGTGGCTCGTACAGCTTGAAGCAGGTGAGCCGGGTGGTCCGGACCGCAGCCGCTTGCATCAGCAGCGAGGAGTCGAGTCGGCCGGGCATCGACCAGGTGATCAGGATGCTGAGAGGGGAGGAGGCTGCGGCCGGCGAGGAGGCCGTCTTCACGGAGACGGGTCTCTACGGTGGGAAGGGCGACATGGGGAACCACCTGGCTCTCGCCATGTTGGGCGTGACGGAGGCCGACGACGGCGACCAAAATCGTTGGTAG
- the LOC116263312 gene encoding probable sulfate transporter 3.3 — translation MPETNSTSSLSMEVGIDIHKVSLPPPKSTLQRLKAKIKETFFPDDPLRQFKGQSCGRKWILALQYFFPILQWGPNYSFKLLKSDIISGLTIASLAIPQGISYAKLANLPPIIGLYSSFAPPLVYAVFGSSRDLAVGPVSIASLVLGSMLREEVSPTKDPLLFLQLAFTTTFFAGVFQASLGLLRLGFIIDFLSKATLIGFMAGAAVIVSLQQLKSLLGITNFAKEMAIVPVMSSVFHRRDEWSWQTILMGFCFLVFLIGARQISLRRPKLFWVSAAAPLASVVISTVVVFAFKAEKHGISIIGHLQAGLNPPSWDLLHLHDRYLSLVVKTGIMTGIVSLTEGIAVGRTFASLKNYKVDGNKEMMAIGLMNMVGACTSCYVTTGSFSRSAVNHNAGCKTGLSNIVMAVTVMVTLLFLMPLFLYTPNVVLGAIIVTAVIGLMDYQAAYLIWKVDKLDFVVCLIAFFGVIFISVQAGLAIAIAISIFKILLHVTRPRTVALGRIPGSDIYQNKDNYKEAVNVPGFLILRVESPIYFSSSSYLQERIMRWVEDEEENCKQKHERLQFIVLDMSAVTTMDTSGISMLTELRKSIDKRGLQFVLANPVGEVTEKLQRADLLQSFGVDGLFLTVGEAVVSLSSTWKGQP, via the exons ATGCCGGAGACAAACTCAACAAGCTCTCTCAGTATGGAAGTGGGAATAGATATACACAAAGTCAGCTTGCCTCCACCGAAAAGTACCCTGCAGCGCTTGAAAGCTAAGATTAAGGAGACCTTCTTCCCGGATGACCCACTTCGCCAATTCAAAGGGCAGTCATGCGGCAGAAAATGGATCCTTGCCCTTCAATATTTCTTCCCCATCCTCCAATGGGGACCTAACTATAGCTTTAAGCTGCTTAAGTCTGATATCATCTCCGGTCTTACCATAGCAAGTCTTGCCATTCCGCAG GGCATTAGCTACGCCAAGCTTGCGAATCTGCCACCAATAATTGGCTTGT ACTCTAGTTTTGCCCCACCCTTGGTGTACGCGGTGTTCGGAAGTTCGAGGGATCTTGCTGTTGGTCCTGTGTCGATTGCATCTTTGGTACTTGGTTCCATGCTTAGAGAAGAAGTCTCCCCAACAAAAGATCCCCTCTTGTTTCTTCAACTTGCTTTCACTACGACGTTCTTTGCGGGTGTTTTCCAAGCTTCTTTAGGCCTACTAAG ATTGGGTTTCATTATAGATTTCCTGTCCAAGGCAACTCTGATAGGGTTCATGGCCGGAGCTGCAGTCATAGTATCTCTCCAGCAGCTAAAGAGCCTCCTTGGTATCACAAATTTCGCTAAAGAAATGGCAATTGTCCCTGTCATGAGCTCGGTGTTTCACAGGAGAGATGAG TGGTCCTGGCAAACTATCCTTATGGGATTCTGTTTCTTGGTTTTTCTCATTGGTGCCAGGCAAATA AGCTTGAGAAGGCCAAAGTTATTTTGGGTGTCAGCGGCCGCTCCGTTAGCATCAGTAGTTATATCAACAGTGGTGGTCTTCGCGTTCAAAGCTGAGAAGCATGGCATAAGCATA ATTGGACACTTGCAAGCAGGGCTGAACCCTCCTTCTTGGGACTTGCTGCACCTCCACGACCGTTACTTATCGCTTGTTGTCAAAACCGGAATAATGACGGGCATCGTTTCACTCACT GAAGGGATTGCTGTTGGCAGGACGTTTGCTTCGCTCAAGAACTACAAGGTTGATGGTAATAAAGAAATGATGGCCATCGGATTAATGAACATGGTTGGGGCTTGCACCTCCTGCTACGTCACAACAG GCTCATTCTCGCGATCAGCCGTGAACCACAACGCAGGCTGCAAAACTGGACTGTCCAACATAGTGATGGCAGTGACGGTCATGGTGACCCTCCTCTTCCTCATGCCTCTCTTCCTCTACACGCCGAACGTAGTGCTGGGCGCCATCATCGTCACCGCAGTGATAGGCCTCATGGACTACCAGGCCGCCTACCTCATCTGGAAGGTGGACAAGCTCGACTTCGTCGTCTGCTTGATTGCGTTCTTTGGCGTCATCTTCATATCTGTTCAGGCGGGTCTAGCGATTGCA ATAGCCATCTCCATATTCAAGATACTTCTTCATGTCACGAGGCCCAGAACGGTTGCACTTGGGCGGATACCCGGGTCTGATATCTACCAGAACAAGGACAACTATAAGGAGGCCGTGAACGTGCCAGGGTTTCTGATCCTTCGAGTCGAGTCTCCCATCTACTTTTCCAGCTCTTCTTATTTGCAAGAAAG AATAATGAGGTGggtggaagatgaagaagagaactGCAAACAGAAGCATGAGCGCCTACAATTCATCGTATTAGACATGTCTG CCGTGACAACAATGGACACGAGCGGTATCTCAATGCTCACGGAATTAAGAAAATCCATAGACAAGAGAGGCCTTCAG TTTGTGTTGGCTAATCCAGTGGGAGAAGTGACGGAGAAGCTCCAGAGGGCAGACTTGCTGCAGAGTTTTGGTGTGGATGGCTTGTTCTTGACAGTTGGTGAAGCCGTTGTTTCCCTGTCCTCGACTTGGAAAGGACAGCCATGA
- the LOC116262578 gene encoding probable calcium-binding protein CML18 has product MKSTRGGGEAEGEKMSTVESSAQGQKQSPPPRDAREEMERVFRRFDTDGDGKISVSELGELLRAFGSAVSEDEAARMMRDVDVNGDGFIDMDEFAQINGAGGETGAAGGGCEEQGLREAFAIYDLDKDGRISAKELHRVLGRMGEKCSVKECCRMISSIDADGDGHVNFDEFKRMMSPSSAPSPSPRSPTSAARATTGGQRK; this is encoded by the coding sequence ATGAAGTCAACCAGAGGAGGTGGAGAAGCAGAGGGAGAGAAGATGAGTACGGTTGAGTCGTCTGCTCAGGGTCAGAAGCAAAGCCCTCCGCCCCGGGATGCGAGGGAGGAAATGGAGCGGGTGTTCAGGCGGTTCGACACGGACGGCGACGGGAAGATATCGGTGTCGGAGCTCGGCGAGCTCCTCCGGGCCTTCGGCTCCGCCGTCTCGGAGGACGAGGCGGCCCGGATGATGCGCGACGTCGACGTCAACGGCGACGGCTTCATCGACATGGACGAGTTCGCGCAGATCAACGGAGCCGGCGGGGAGACGGGGGCGGCCGGCGGAGGCTGCGAGGAGCAGGGCCTGAGGGAGGCGTTCGCGATCTACGATCTGGACAAGGACGGGCGCATCTCCGCGAAGGAGCTCCACCGAGTCCTCGGCCGTATGGGCGAGAAGTGCTCCGTCAAGGAGTGTTGCCGGATGATCAGCTCCATCGACGCCGACGGCGACGGCCACGTCAACTTCGATGAGTTCAAACGGATGATGAGCCCGTCGTCCGCGCCTTCTCCTTCCCCGCGCTCACCGACCTCCGCTGCTCGGGCAACCACCGGTGGccagagaaaatga